The following is a genomic window from uncultured Draconibacterium sp..
GGGTAAAGCTAAAAAAGCTAATACCAACTACCGCAATTATCGTTATTCCTATTAATAATCTTTTCTTCATAATCTCTTCTTTTCTGAATTCACAGTCTGCACAATTGCACAGAACTGCCAAAAGTAACAAATCTTGCCTGATATCAGTAACGCAACCCGGCAATCCATTACGTTAATTTATACTAAAACCAATCGTTTATGCTTATGATTTAACATTTTCGGCGCCGAAAAGTTAAAGGTCGTAAAAAAAATAATGCGTTAAACCATTTCATAACAGCACCGTCTAAATCCCCAAATAATGATTGGAATTTCCATACAACCAATAAGCCGTAGTCCGTTCTACTCAAGGTGCTTAACGGTTAATAGATAGATGTTTTGGAGCCGGTAATTGAGATTGCCGGCTTTTTTACAATTAAAACTTTTAACGCAATATTTTTTTGAAACATTATAAGACACGTTATATAGTTTCGACACTTAAGGTTATTCGAGTATTGCTAAATTGTAGAACTGAAAACTTTTCTTCTGATTATGTAATCAAAAATTATTAATCATCATTCTACATTCTTTTAGTTCAATTCCTGCTTACCGACAAAACACCCCGGTTTAACGAAAAAACTACCACTTTTCATCTTATTTCTAATAATTTGCATGAGAATTATAAACCAAACAAATTATCATGAAACACATTATCTACGTCCTTGCCGGTATTTTTTTGGCTCTTGGAACTTCATCCTGCTTGTTGCAGTCAACCGTTAAAGGAAATGGCAATGTAACCACCGAAGAAAGAAATATCGAGGATTTCAGCGAATTAAATGTAAGTCGCGGAATGAACGTTTACGTTACCATGGGAAACGATTATAAAGTTATTGTTGAGGCCGATGAAAATCTCCATAATAGCATTGTTACCGAATTGCACGGCAAAGAACTTCGCATAAAAGCTATTGACAGAATCAGGAAAGCAACCAGCAAAAAGGTGTTTGTTACGCTCCCAAAACTTGAGTCTGCAAAATCATCATCGGGCAGCAATGTTTACTCCGAAAACATTTTAAACGTAAAAAGTATCGACCTCGCTGTTTCGTCGGGTGCCAATTTAAAATTCTCGCTCAATGCCAACGAGGTAAGTGCAAAGGCCAACTCTGGATCGAATATTTTTCTCGAAGGAACTGCCGTTTCGATAAATGCCAAAGCCAGTTCAGGATCGAACATTAAAGCCGGAGATTTAAAAGCAAAATCGGCCCAGGCAAATGCTAGCAGCGGCGCAAACATTTGGCTAAACACCGAAAACGAACTACAGGCAACCGCCAGCAGCGGCGGAAATGTTTTTTATAATGGCAATTCGCCAAGTGTAGAAATACACAAATCGTCGGGCGGAAATGTGATAAAAAATTAGAAGGTACTGTAACTTTCCAGAAATAGCAGCGTCTTTTTAACAGTCTCAATTCAAAAAACAAAAAATAACGCACATGAAAACATTCTCAAAAATTCTATTCATACTTATGATAGCTGTTACCAGCTACGGAACAGTACTTGCCGGAAACCGCAACGAAACCCAAACGCGCCAGATAAGAGGTTTTAATGCCATAGAAGTGTCAACCGGAATCGACCTGTACCTGACAATGGGCAACACCGAAGAAGTAAAAGTGGTTGCCGACGATGATATTATTGATGATTTAATTACCAAGGTTGAAGGCGGAACGCTTAAGATTTACATGAAAAAACGAAACTGGTTTAACTGGAACAGCAGCAACCATCCAAGAAAAGTTTATGTAACCGTAAAAGAGTTAAACGAGCTCTCAGCATCGTCGGGGTCTGATGTGGAGTCGACAAATACGCTTAAAGGAGAATCGCTTGAAGTAAGCAGTAGCAGCGGTTCCGATTTGGAGATAGAGGTATTGTACAAAAATCTGTCGGTTGATACCAGCAGTGGCAGCGACGCCAAATTAAGTGGCAAAGTAAAAACACTTCGTGTTGATGCCAGTAGTGGCTCGGATATTAACGCCGGCGGCCTTGAGTCGGTAATTTGTTATGCCAACGCCAGTAGCGGATCGGATGTTACCGTTAGTGTTAGCAGCGAACTGCATGCCGATGCCAGTAGCGGGTCGGATATCAATTATCATGGGAATCCACAAATCAGAGACATCGACGAATCGAGCGGTGGCGATGTAAACCAACGATAGAAATTAACATACAAATAAAGAAGGCGGCCTGTTCCGCCTTTTTTTTCATGCCTATAATTACGCTAATTCAATAGAAACCATATTTTTGCGTTCTATTAATTGGTATGAGGAATTTTCCCACAAAAATACGATTTATAGTAATTCTGTTTGCTGTAATTTGCAGAATACCTGCAACAGCACAACACGGAAATCCACTACAGTTTTTGTCGGAGGTAAGTCAATCGTCGCAGTCAAATCCGGCATTTCATAATAAAACCGAAAAGCTGGTAATTGGTCTTCCTCTTTTATCAGGTGCCACACTTCACTGGAATGCTAATTTTTCTTTCGATTATTTGTTTACTGAAAACTTTGATTATAGCTTCGATCATTTTTACAAGTCTCTGGGCGAACCCGGCGATGCTGAAGCACTTGCAACGCTACCACTTGTATATTTAAGCCACACAAACGATAAACGAACCTTAAGCTTTTCCCTATCAGAACGAATTCTGGTTTCGGGAAATTTCGATCACAAGTTTCTGAAATTCATCGACCAGGGCTTGCTTCCCTATTATGGGCAGGAAGAAGAATTTGGCCCCATCTCTTTTAAAACACAAATTTTCAGAGAACTGGCTTTTTCGTATGCCAAACAAGTTACCAGAAAATTGAGCGTTGGAAT
Proteins encoded in this region:
- a CDS encoding head GIN domain-containing protein → MKHIIYVLAGIFLALGTSSCLLQSTVKGNGNVTTEERNIEDFSELNVSRGMNVYVTMGNDYKVIVEADENLHNSIVTELHGKELRIKAIDRIRKATSKKVFVTLPKLESAKSSSGSNVYSENILNVKSIDLAVSSGANLKFSLNANEVSAKANSGSNIFLEGTAVSINAKASSGSNIKAGDLKAKSAQANASSGANIWLNTENELQATASSGGNVFYNGNSPSVEIHKSSGGNVIKN
- a CDS encoding head GIN domain-containing protein gives rise to the protein MKTFSKILFILMIAVTSYGTVLAGNRNETQTRQIRGFNAIEVSTGIDLYLTMGNTEEVKVVADDDIIDDLITKVEGGTLKIYMKKRNWFNWNSSNHPRKVYVTVKELNELSASSGSDVESTNTLKGESLEVSSSSGSDLEIEVLYKNLSVDTSSGSDAKLSGKVKTLRVDASSGSDINAGGLESVICYANASSGSDVTVSVSSELHADASSGSDINYHGNPQIRDIDESSGGDVNQR